The Etheostoma spectabile isolate EspeVRDwgs_2016 unplaced genomic scaffold, UIUC_Espe_1.0 scaffold00000051, whole genome shotgun sequence genome includes a window with the following:
- the LOC116674387 gene encoding green-sensitive opsin — translation MAWEGGFQPNGTEGKNFYIPMSNKTGVVRNPFEYEQYYMADPIIFKLQALYMFFLFCTGMPINGLTLYVTATNKKLRQPLNYILVNLAVAGLIMCIFGFTITITSALNGYFILGAFFCALEGFMATLGGEVSLWSLVVLAVERYVVVCKPMGSFKFSGTHAGAGVLFTWIMASACAGPPLLGWSRYIPEGLQCSCGPDYYTLAPGFNNESYVMYMFAVHFFLPVSIIFFSYGCLVLTVKAAAAKQQESESTQKAEREVTRMCVLMVMGFLVAWVPYASFAGWIFLNKGAYFSPLTAAIPAFFAKSSALYNPIIYVLLNKQFRNCMLRTIGMGGSVEDETSVSASKTEVSSVS, via the exons ATGGCTTGGGAAGGAGGATTCCAGCCAAATGGCACAGAAGGCAAGAACTTCTACATCCCTATGTCCAATAAAACTGGGGTTGTTAGAAATCCTTTTGAATACGAACAGTATTATATGGCAGATCCCATCATCTTCAAGCTTCAGGCTTTATACATGTTCTTCTTGTTTTGCACTGGAATGCCCATAAACGGTCTGACATTGTATGTAACGGCTACGAACAAGAAGCTCCGGCAACCTCTCAACTACATCCTGGTCAACCTTGCTGTGGCTGGACTGATCATGTGCATTTTTGGATTCACTATCACCATCACATCTGCTCTCAACGGTTACTTCATTCTCGGAGCCTTTTTCTGCGCTCTTGAGGGATTCATGGCCACACTTGGAG GTGAAGTTTCTCTATGGTCCCTTGTAGTCCTGGCTGTTGAGAGATATGTTGTCGTCTGCAAACCCATGGGAAGCTTCAAGTTCAGTGGAACTCATGCAGGAGCTGGAGTGCTTTTCACCTGGATCATGGCTAGTGCATGTGCTGGACCCCCACTGTTAGGCTGGTCCAG GTACATTCCTGAGGGCTTGCAGTGCTCCTGTGGACCCGACTACTACACTCTGGCTCCAGGCTTCAACAATGAGTCATATGTTATGTACATGTTTGCCGTCCACTTCTTCCTTCCCGTATCAATCATTTTCTTCAGTTATGGATGCCTTGTGCTGACAGTCAAAGCT GCCGCAGCCAAGCAGCAGGAATCAGAGTCCACCCAGAAGGCAGAGAGGGAAGTGACACGCATGTGCGTCTTGATGGTTATGGGCTTCCTAGTAGCCTGGGTGCCATATGCCTCTTTCGCTGGTTGGATCTTCCTGAACAAGGGAGCTTACTTCTCCCCCCTGACAGCAGCTATACCTGCCTTCTTTGCAAAGAGCTCAGCATTGTACAACCCTATTATCTATGTGCTGTTGAACAAACAG TTCCGTAATTGCATGCTGAGAACTATAGGAATGGGTGGCAGTGTGGAAGATGAGACCTCAGTCTCTGCCAGCAAGACAGAAGTGTCCTCTGTGTCTTAA